The nucleotide sequence GGGCTTCTTGCCGAAGGTGGTAGCACAATTTTCGCGCGACTACCCGAACGTCTCCGTGGACATCCATTTTTCGGACAAATCAATCGACCCCATCCAGGAAAAGCTGGACTTCGCCATCCGCGGCGCCTTCCCCCAGTCGAGCGAGCTGATCGGTTATCCCCTGTGGAATTACCGCCGCTACATGTACGCTTCGCCCAGCTATATAGCCCGCATGGGCGCGCCGGACGAACCGGAAGAGCTGGCCGGCCACGACATCATCATGCACTCGGCCCCGCGCATCCTGCGCGACTGGCATTTCGTCTCTGCTACGCGCAATGTGCGCTACCAGGTGCAACCGCGTTTCCGCTTCACTTCCGGCATCGCCACCTTCCAGGCCGCCCTCGAAGGCGCCGGCATCGTGCGTCTGGCCAGCTGGCTGGCCGAGCCTGCCGTGGCCGCCGGCACCCTGCGCCGGGTCTGCACGGCGTACCGGCTGACGTCGTCAAAGGAGCTGGACCCCAGCATCCACGCCGTCTACGGCACCTCGCGCATGGCCAAGGGGGCGCGGCTGTTTCTGGAGTATGTGCGGCAGCGGGGGCTGGAGATACCCGACGAACGGGCAAGTTAGCGCCTATTGCGCGACGACGGCATCGCTATACACGGCAAACTGCGCGCCATCGAAAACAAAACCGGCCACTTCGCGCATGCCCAGCCTCTCATGCGCACGCAGCGAGCCGATATTGTCGTGCCGGATGAACAGCACCGCCTCCGCCCCGCCATGCTGCGCGCGCAGGGCTGCGTACAGCAGCGCCAGCAAGCCCTGCCCCCGCTCCGAGTCCGCAATGCAGACGGGGCCATACACATAGGCGTTGTCACTTCCCGCATACGCGGCAAGCATGGCCAGCACCACGGGCGCCTGCACGGTGGCTGGCGCCGCACTGAACAATACGCCAACGACAGGCCCATCGGCCACGCGCCGCGCCACGATGACGGGCGAAGCGCCATCCGCCATGGTCGCCACCTTTTCCAGTGAAAACTCGCCCGTCAGGCTGCCGCCCTGAGAAGGGGAGTTGGCTTGCAGCAAGGC is from Janthinobacterium sp. 61 and encodes:
- a CDS encoding LysR family transcriptional regulator, with translation MSMKLMWEIRAFCTVVEKRSFIHAARMLGRSPSAVTRAIQFLEDAIGAELILRTQKQFTLTTAGETYYASAKHLLETQAEAEDQLAELSNSPQGWVRLSAPEILSLGFLPKVVAQFSRDYPNVSVDIHFSDKSIDPIQEKLDFAIRGAFPQSSELIGYPLWNYRRYMYASPSYIARMGAPDEPEELAGHDIIMHSAPRILRDWHFVSATRNVRYQVQPRFRFTSGIATFQAALEGAGIVRLASWLAEPAVAAGTLRRVCTAYRLTSSKELDPSIHAVYGTSRMAKGARLFLEYVRQRGLEIPDERAS
- a CDS encoding N-acetyltransferase, yielding MTYPGTTYLVSTAKTADIDAITALLQANSPSQGGSLTGEFSLEKVATMADGASPVIVARRVADGPVVGVLFSAAPATVQAPVVLAMLAAYAGSDNAYVYGPVCIADSERGQGLLALLYAALRAQHGGAEAVLFIRHDNIGSLRAHERLGMREVAGFVFDGAQFAVYSDAVVAQ